AATGAATATCTTCGCTCCCTCCCTGCATAATCTTTCAAAACCTATAAAATCGGGCGTGTATCTGCCGTCTTCTCCCCTCTCAAGATCGTTTGTCAGCAGTTTTCTTCCGTTTAGTTCTACGACTTCGTAGAACGGATGGTAAACGGGAGGCTGAATAATCACTCCGTCTCCCGGTTCAGAAAATTCTCTTATGCAAAGACTCAACGTGGTTATCAGAGAAGGACTGCGCAGGCACCATCCGGGATCGGGCGCCCAGTTGTGCCTTCTTTCAAGCCAGTTGCAAAGAGATATAAAATGACTTTCAGATCTTAATGTGTATCCGTAAACAGGATGTTTAGCTCTTTCGGTCAAGGATTTAGCAATTTCGTCACAGCACGGCAGATCCATGTCGGCTACCCAGAGAGGCAAAAGCCCCGGTTTTCCGAACAGCTTTTCGGCGTAATCCCACTTGTATGAGCCCGTGTTGCTTCTTTCAACAGGTTCGTCGAAATTGATCATCTGATCTCTATTCCGTCCAGGTATTCGTCGTAATACATAATTGTATTTCCGTTTCCGTTTATGTTTCCGAGGTCGATTCTGAAAATGGATAAAGCGCCGCCCAGATCCATTATGCCGAACGACCCTTGACCAGGATTGATAACCACTTCTGTTTCGAGCCAGTCGTCCTTACCGACAGATTTTGCGGCGTATATCATGGCTTCGTCAATCCCTCCTATCTCGTCAGCTAGTCCTATATCCACGGCGTCTTGTCCCGACCATACCCTCCCCCTGGCAATGACGTTCAGTGAATCAAAAGACAGCTCTCTCTCGGCGGCGACTTTGAGAACGAAATTTTCGTAAAAATCTCTGACCTCTTCCTTGTGTAACATCTTTTGCTCTTCGGTCATCGGAACTAATCCCGACCACATGAAGGCGTTTTCCGACGTGGAAACAGTGTCAAAAGTGACGCCTATGTTTTCCAGCATTCCTCCGAACGATACTTTGAGGCTTACTACGCCAATTGATCCGGTCAGTGTTCCGGCATCGCAGAATATCCTGTCGGCTCCGCAGGATATATAATATCCTCCGCTGCCGGCGACACCTCCCATGGAAATTATGAACGGTTTTTCCCGAGCGCACAAATAAACTTCTCTCCAAATCAGATCGGAAGCGAGAGCGTCTCCTCCGGGTGAATTCACTCTCATAACAACCGCTTTAATATCATCGTTCAATCTTGCCGATCTGATGATTCTGACAAGGGTTTCCGATCCGAGAACTTTCCCTCCTATAACAGGCAGCGGATTCACGCCGCTTTCACCCGTATTGATGGCTCCGTCAGCGATTATCAAAGCTATTCTCGGTTTGTATTCCCAACTTTCTTCTCTGTATTGAATACCCGCAAGACATACAGCGTCGACGAATCTCCCTCCGAAATCATCTTTCAACATTTCGGTAAATTCGTCTTCGTATAAAAGACCGTCTACAAGACCAGCCTCCAAAGCCTTTCTCGCGCTGAACGATCCCCTTTCAACAATAGAAAGAACTGAATCAGAAATAATGTTCCTTGATGTCACGATTGCTGTTTCGTACAGCCCCCAATTGTCGTTGATGATTTCAGTGTACTGTTCCCTGCAGGCTTCTGACATCCTTTCGTTGACGAAGACTTCGCCTGCGGATTTGTATTCTCCTATGTATTCTACGTCGGCCGTCAAATGATATTTCTCGAAACCCCTCGCTAAAAACGGAAAAGCTATGCCTAATCCGTTTATCTGTATGTAGCCTTCCGGATATATGTATACCTGGTCCGCCGCACATGCCATGTAATAACTCAGATCGTCATAATACCTCGCGTAGGCAATAACCTTGGTCCCTTTCATTTTGTAAAGCTCAACCAAAGCTATTATCTCCTCTGTCTGGGCAATATCGAGCGTATAGCCGTCGAGTTTCATGACAATGCAGGAAGGCGGTTTTCCTTCGAGCCCTTTTCTGAGGGATTCAACCAGCGTCCAGAACCTCTCTTTTTTCGGCATGAAAAACAAAAAAGATACCGGGTCTTCCGGGTATTCTCTCCCCAGGTCAAGTCTTATATTTGGCGCCGGCAGAGGGAGAATCGAGTACTGATTCCTCGAGTCGAGTCTGACGTATGAGAATCCGCCTGAAATCCTCTCATCCTCGTCCATTAATTGCGAAGTCCCCGCAGTGACGTTTCCGAAAGAAGTTTCAAAACCCAGCGAAAATGTTTCGTCGCGATCGTAAAAAGCGGACAATCTCAATCCCCTGACAGGCTCGACGAGAATTCCCGCTGAAAACGGGATGCTGTCCGATTCGGTATCTTTTTCATAAATGCCTCCGGCCGCAAGGGTGAATCTTTCATTGCCTCCGAAAGGCCTTAGCGCCGCTCCGAACCTGTAAGAAGGATCATATTGATCTTCCGTGGAAAAGACGTCATTCACTGTCGCTCCCAGGGAAATCCATTTTTGCGGTCTCGACAGGAACCCAATGTCTATGTGGTTTTCTCCCTCGCTGTTCCGGAAAGTGGTTCCGGCCATGAGTCTGTAACGGCTCAATATTCCGGTTCCGTATGAGACATGGTATTCTCTGCCGACGTCACCCCAGCAGCCGCCACCTGAAAGGCTTCCGGCTCTCAGATAGAAATCACCGTAATTCTTGACTGCAGAATCTGTGTTCGCGACGTCGAACCTGAAAGTCGCCCCTTTTTGGGCGGCGAGTCCGGCAGGATTAACAAGACCTGCGTCGGGACCGTCCGGAACAGCTGTGAAAGGCAGATAAAAATTCTCCCCGAACAACGATGCCACAATCATAATAAACGTCAAAAGCATTTTTTCTCCTTAATCATTGGTTTGTTTCTGCGGCGCCGATCTGTTTTCTCCGATCTCAGAAATATCGAGACGACCCCAGTGCTTTTCGTGCAGTTTCTTCGCTTCATCCATTTCATATTCTGAATTGCCGTAAAGGTATATGTGTGAGCAGATTTTTTCGCTGATTTTTTCAATTCTGATGTTGAATTTTTCGAAAATTTCTTTCCGTAAATAAAGGGTGCTGAGCGACCTGAAAAGACCGGTGAATATCTCATCCCCGGAAATAACAAGCCTATCACCTCTTTTAAGATTGAAATGAATCTTATCGACGGCTTTGAGTACCGACTTGACGAAATTTTTCACATCTTTGAATTTCTCCTGCGCGATTGTCTTGTCTGCTTCGAGGTTTTTTAGGATTTCTATGAGAAGAGCGAGCTCATCTCCTGAAAATTCAATGTCCTTCTCGTTCAACGTGACCTTTATTGGCATTTTTGGATTTTCCTTTCACTGTTGACTCTGTGTACCATTCAACTTCAGTTTATTTTTATCATTTTTGACGTCGCATAAAAAGTCCCGGCTTCGAATCTGTAAAAGTAAAGACCGGGGGCAAGTTTCCATCCGTCGTACACAACTGTATGCCTGCCAGGGGACATATTTTCCCGCGAAATCACTTCGTCCACTTTCTGGCCCGTTGCATTGAAAATCTCTATACTGACCAAAGACTCCTGCGGCAAATCGAAGGAAAAAGATGTGAAGGAGCAAAAAGGATCCGGATAATTCCGGAAGACTTTGAATTGAGAGAAAGGAACAGGAACCGGGTTTTCTACTTGAGTTGGTCCTTCGCCGGTCGAAAAGCAGAAAACCTGTCCGTTGTCGAGGCCGACGAGTATTTCGTCGCCCGGTATTCCGTCTATGGAACCCATGTTTTCTACAGTGTAAATCCTGCTTGGAAGATCATCGTAATATATCAGTGAATCCCCTGCTCCGGAGTAAATGTAGATCCTTCCCGACTGGTCGCCTGCAAGAGCTTCGTGGATTCCGTCGCCGTCTATGTCGGATATAGCAACGACTCCGTAACTCCTGTAATCCTGAGTCGGCATGAACCAGACAGTCGAACCGTCCTTGCCTTCGAGGCAGAATATTCCGGAAGCTGAAGAAAAATTCGCGACGAGTATGTCGTCATAGCCGTTTTGATTGACGTCAGGTATCATTTCGATCTGGATCACTCCTGCCGTTCCGGCTCCAATTGACTGGTGCCACACCAGCGCTCCCGTTTCGCCGTCTATCCTGTAAATGTCGCTCCAGTAATTCGCTACGATCACGTCAGGTGTGCTGTCGGGAATACCGAGTTCGAGCAGTTCTTTGGCGCCGGATGCAGTTTGATTGAATTCCCACAAAAATGAACCGTCCGCGCCGTTGAGAGCTCTTACAAATTTTGTCGAACCATCACCTCCAAATCCGGCTACAACTTCAGGCAAGCTGTCTCCGTTCACATCATCTATGGATATTACCGAATATCCCGAAGACAATCCCGCTATGTTAATGTAATGGCGCCACAAACTGTCACCCGTGCTGCCATTAAAAAGGAAGACAGATTTATATCCGTTGCCGTCCTGATTAGAGCTCGCCACTGCGGCCACGTCCGTAATTCCGTCGCCGTTAAAATCCCTCCTCGCGTCGACGGCGCCGAATCCTCCCAGGTAAGGATTGTAATCGTCGCCGAACGACCAAATAACACTGCCGTCGTCGCCCGATAAGGCGTAGACGTGTTCGTTGCCGCCGTCCGTGCATATTACGACATCACAGATGCCGTCGCTGTTGAGGTCTCCCGTCATCCGGACGGCTTTTTGAGCCGAGAACATTCCGTTCAGGCTGATGGATCCGGTGTTGTTGTCGTCAACTCCGGTGTTAAAAGACCACAATGTGTCTGCGTAACCTGAGCTTGCGCCGTTTAGGCAAATGGTCCAGTAATTCTCCGTGCAGGCTATTACGTCAGAAACCCCGTCCCCGTTTACGTCGTCTATCCTTTTCAATCCTTCGACCTTTTTGTCGTTATAACTCGTGTATGGATTGTCTGGTATTAGAAACTGCCAGAACATGTAGCCCAGTAAGTAATTTTCTGACAGACATTCTCCGTCAAAGGCTAAACCGTAAGGATAGTCGGGGGCCGGGATTGTTTTAACAACTCCTCTGCCGCCGTTTAATGATAAAAGTACTAAAAACGCCAGTAACATGATTCCTCCTTGCGTTTATTTTGCATATAATATAAAACATTTTACATCATAAACAGCTCATTTCAAAATGCGGTAAAGGTAGAAATTGAAAATTCTTGCGGTAAGGACCGATGGGCTCGGCGATCTCATACTTACTCTGCCGGCTTTCGAAGCGCTTAAAAAAGCGTTTCCATGCTCCAAAATCGACGCTCTCGTAAGAGACGATTTATGCGTGTTAACAGAAAATTTCCCTTTCCTGGATAAAACTGTTCCTCTTTCCTCAGCATTCGACAGATCTTTAAAAGAAACAAAATACGACTTTTCCGTCATGTTCCACTTTGACGCAAAAACAGCCTTTCGAATATTTAAAACATCAAAAAAAAGATACGGCAGATTTTCCAAGCCATTTTCTTTCATCATTTTGAACAAAGGGCTCAGGCAGAAACGATCGCACGCAGAAAAAAATGAAGTCCAGTACAACATTGACCTGGTAAGACACGCCCTCGATTCCCCTTTCGACGAAGAACCGAAGCCGCGCGTTTATTTCAATTTGAAAGAGACGCCTCTCCCTTTTGACGATTATGTTGTGATTTCGCCTCAGATGAAAGGCAGCGCCAGGAATTTCGACGATTCAGTATATGAAAAAGCTGCCTTGATTCTGCGGGACATGGACGAAAATGTCGTTTTGACAGGCTCTGAATCCTGCGGGACATCCGATAATCTTAAAAAAATTCTAGGAAAAAAATGCTGCGATCTGACCGGAAAAACATGCCTGCGCGAGCTCGGATATGTCCTTGCAAAATCAAAACTCGTCATTGCCCCGAGCACAGGCACATTGCATCTTGCAAACAGTCTCGGAAAAAATGTTTTTTCTGTCTACCCAAGCTTCGGTTCCACCTCTTTCAAGAGATGGCACCCGTGGAAATACAACGGGATAATTCTGACGTGCGATAAAAATAATTGTCCCACGCTTACGGTTCCGGAAAAAACACTGACGGAATCTCTGAAAAGGCTGTTAGAATAAAAAACGGCCGCCTCAAACAGGCGGCCATTTCATTTCACGCCAGATTATTATTTTAATCTGTCTGCCAGAGTATCAAAATGTGCTTATGTTTTCCGGGATCTTCCCAAACCACCGGTTTGCCGTCTGCCCCGAAAGAAATCATGCAATATCTCGGAGGCAGGATGAAAACAGCCACATCGCCAGGATTTGACGTTCTGTTAGCGATCCAAGAAGTGTCGCTGTCGTCATCTTTATCAATGAAAGAAGGCTTGAAACTGTTCTCAGGGTATTCGTAATATGTATATTGCAAGTAGGGCTTCTCTACGTCAGCGCTGTCTCTCTGCGTCGGTCTTCTTTGTCCTCTGCGCGTCTCGAGTTCGGGTGGATTGGGCCATACATACTTTAACAATATTGTCCCGGTTATGTCGAAATTGCCCGGAATCTCAGGTTGATTTGACAGCACATAACTGGCCACAGTGTAATTGTAAAGCCATCCGGAGAACTGGTCTTCGGCTTCGGGAGGAATTGTGTCCATGTGAACGATCTTTTTGTCCGGGGTCATGGAAAACAGAAGAGAGGGGGTTTTGTCTCCGCTTTCCCAGGCGTCGTACCTTACTCTTCCTGAGGAAGGGTCAATTGAAACGACTGTAGAATCGTCGAGAAATCTGGGAACATTTGTTTCCAAACCCGCTCTTTCCCACATTGAAATTATTTCCTGAGGTGTTTCAATCACCCACATTCCTCCATCTGCCGTGTCCCACACAACAGGCAGAGGCAGTCTCTTTTCCACGCCGGAAGATTCCGCTTTATAAAGCATGATTTCGGAGGTTCCCTGATGGAAAGGATTCTGAATTCCACCGTTTATGTATTGGCTGAAATCATCGACGGATTCAGGCAGTTCGGAAGTATATATCCAGCTTTTTTTCTCTTCGTCCCAAAACGAAACTGATTTAGCATACATGAAATGTTCGACAGCCTTCCTAACTGTGTACAGATTCGTTCTCGACTCACGGAATTTCATTTCCGCCCGGAGAGCTTTTTGCTGGGGAAATACGAGGACTAAAACGAGCATCACACCTAAAATTACGATGGCTAAATCAAGCAGCAACTTATAAGCTTTTCCCATTTTCCCTCCATTTCTCAGACCAAAACCAAGAGTTTGCACTAAGCGAACTGATATTTTTTAGCAGTTTTTACTGATTCAAAGAAAAGTATAGCTCATTTATTCCCGAAAATCCATACAGCCCACCCCATATCTGTCATTCCGTGAAATTTATCGGAATAACCGTCTGCGATTCGACCGGGGTGCCGTCTTCCGTAGCCGGTTGAAATCTCGCGCCCATGGCGGCGTTTCTCGCCTCGGCGTCGGCAACCGGATTTCCCGAAGAACCGACCACTTCAGCTGAGATAACCGATCCGTCGGCTCCGATGTTCACCCTGACAAAAGCTCTCGTTATACCCATGCCCTGAACTGCCGCGGGCAAAGTCGCAACAGGAAGTCTGACCGGCGTGGGATTCGTTCTCACTATCTCTCTTGCCGGCTGAGTGTCAACCGGCGCCGTTACAGAAACCGTTGTATCCTCGACGTTTGTTTCAATAAGTGCTCCTGCGACTGTCACGGTTGAAACCGTGTCTATAATTTCGGCGGTTTCCGTGGTGTCTTCCGGTTCGGGTGTTGTCGCCGTGTCAACGACGGCCTCTTCTCCAGCAGCTAAAGCTTCTTCCAGCGCTTCTCCGGCGGCCTCGAGTTCCAGAATCCCCGAGTCAATAACCGACAGATTTCCGGACGAACCCAACGAAGCCAAGGCTGAAGAGTCGGCAAGTGTAAGGGCTGTTGTAGAAGAAACGCCTCCGGAGTAATACATTTCCTGAATAGACAGCGCAGCAATTTTATCGCCGCTTTCAATACCTTTCAGGTTATTTTCCGCTACGTTCAATTCATAAGGCGCAAAAAGAAACGTGTAGGGCTGTTCGTCCAGTAATATTTTCTGAAATTTATCCCATGCTTTTTTCGCCTGTCTTCTGTCCAGTATCACTGTCGCTTCGCTCAGAAGAGAATCAACTTCCGGGGAAGAGAAAGAAGAGAAGTTGATAGACCCTCCGCTGCCAAAAGCTTCTTTGGGGTGTATGACTCCTTCGTCTACAAAAGCATAGTCGAGGATATATCCGCTATATCCGCCGAACCGCAGTTGCGATCTCAGATAATTCTGTGTGTAGCTGAGGTTTATGCCCGTTGTGACGTAAACCGAACAGACAAGTCCGACACTGCCGAGATCTTCGGCCACCCTTTCGAGAATTGTCTTTCCGGATTGGTCAAAAGCCATGAGTCTTATGACAAATATTTCTCCGCTGTATTTTCTGGCAAAAACAGAATCTGAAGGAACAATCCGGGTCTCGAATCTTCCAGGTCTCACTTCGAATTCCTTTGCGGCGTAAGAAGTATATATCCATTGCCTCTCTTTAAGTCCTAGTGAATCAAGTATCGTGTTTGCCAACGCTTCGTCATAAGGCACCGGATCCAAACTGGAATTAAGAGCCCAAAATTTTGTAGAAAGAGGAGTCGCCGGAACTCTGCCCTGCCCTCCCAGAAACTCGTCAATTATTTTTTCCCTGTCTATGGCGGCCGTTAAGGCATACCTGAAGCGGGGCAGATTGAAAGGTTCGGCGCTGGTCGACCATCCTATGGCATAATACCTTTTTCCCGTCTGGTCAATTTGCAGAGACACTCCTTCGTAAGCGTTCAGCCTCGAAGCGTATGAAGGATAGACGTTCATGGCAAGGTTGATGTCGCCTCTTTCGAACGCTCTGACCATTTCTCCCGAGGTCCTGAAAAAAAGGAAATCGATGGAATCGAAAGCAGGTCTTCCTCTGTAATAATCTTCGTAATACGCCAGGACTACACCTGAGCCGGCAGT
This is a stretch of genomic DNA from candidate division WOR-3 bacterium. It encodes these proteins:
- a CDS encoding S49 family peptidase, which produces MLLTFIMIVASLFGENFYLPFTAVPDGPDAGLVNPAGLAAQKGATFRFDVANTDSAVKNYGDFYLRAGSLSGGGCWGDVGREYHVSYGTGILSRYRLMAGTTFRNSEGENHIDIGFLSRPQKWISLGATVNDVFSTEDQYDPSYRFGAALRPFGGNERFTLAAGGIYEKDTESDSIPFSAGILVEPVRGLRLSAFYDRDETFSLGFETSFGNVTAGTSQLMDEDERISGGFSYVRLDSRNQYSILPLPAPNIRLDLGREYPEDPVSFLFFMPKKERFWTLVESLRKGLEGKPPSCIVMKLDGYTLDIAQTEEIIALVELYKMKGTKVIAYARYYDDLSYYMACAADQVYIYPEGYIQINGLGIAFPFLARGFEKYHLTADVEYIGEYKSAGEVFVNERMSEACREQYTEIINDNWGLYETAIVTSRNIISDSVLSIVERGSFSARKALEAGLVDGLLYEDEFTEMLKDDFGGRFVDAVCLAGIQYREESWEYKPRIALIIADGAINTGESGVNPLPVIGGKVLGSETLVRIIRSARLNDDIKAVVMRVNSPGGDALASDLIWREVYLCAREKPFIISMGGVAGSGGYYISCGADRIFCDAGTLTGSIGVVSLKVSFGGMLENIGVTFDTVSTSENAFMWSGLVPMTEEQKMLHKEEVRDFYENFVLKVAAERELSFDSLNVIARGRVWSGQDAVDIGLADEIGGIDEAMIYAAKSVGKDDWLETEVVINPGQGSFGIMDLGGALSIFRIDLGNINGNGNTIMYYDEYLDGIEIR
- a CDS encoding PQQ-binding-like beta-propeller repeat protein, with translation MLLAFLVLLSLNGGRGVVKTIPAPDYPYGLAFDGECLSENYLLGYMFWQFLIPDNPYTSYNDKKVEGLKRIDDVNGDGVSDVIACTENYWTICLNGASSGYADTLWSFNTGVDDNNTGSISLNGMFSAQKAVRMTGDLNSDGICDVVICTDGGNEHVYALSGDDGSVIWSFGDDYNPYLGGFGAVDARRDFNGDGITDVAAVASSNQDGNGYKSVFLFNGSTGDSLWRHYINIAGLSSGYSVISIDDVNGDSLPEVVAGFGGDGSTKFVRALNGADGSFLWEFNQTASGAKELLELGIPDSTPDVIVANYWSDIYRIDGETGALVWHQSIGAGTAGVIQIEMIPDVNQNGYDDILVANFSSASGIFCLEGKDGSTVWFMPTQDYRSYGVVAISDIDGDGIHEALAGDQSGRIYIYSGAGDSLIYYDDLPSRIYTVENMGSIDGIPGDEILVGLDNGQVFCFSTGEGPTQVENPVPVPFSQFKVFRNYPDPFCSFTSFSFDLPQESLVSIEIFNATGQKVDEVISRENMSPGRHTVVYDGWKLAPGLYFYRFEAGTFYATSKMIKIN
- a CDS encoding glycosyltransferase family 9 protein — its product is MKILAVRTDGLGDLILTLPAFEALKKAFPCSKIDALVRDDLCVLTENFPFLDKTVPLSSAFDRSLKETKYDFSVMFHFDAKTAFRIFKTSKKRYGRFSKPFSFIILNKGLRQKRSHAEKNEVQYNIDLVRHALDSPFDEEPKPRVYFNLKETPLPFDDYVVISPQMKGSARNFDDSVYEKAALILRDMDENVVLTGSESCGTSDNLKKILGKKCCDLTGKTCLRELGYVLAKSKLVIAPSTGTLHLANSLGKNVFSVYPSFGSTSFKRWHPWKYNGIILTCDKNNCPTLTVPEKTLTESLKRLLE
- a CDS encoding TonB family protein: MKNFRLVCFPVLCAVLLAVTVTAGCTKSPVKNLTGDKGGTLKIGLTGSDIPRPNQPLHPMFTGRNPVSEQLYLPLITRNPDGKLIPALAERWEFSEDLGAIVYYIRKGIKWSDGEEVTALDIKFTYDFIKDNKDIETPYRVFLENISSVEVLGKYVVKVNFKQPYANELIDSDIYPLPSHLFSGVKTWADFQNTEFGLNPDATVTNGPFLLIERTAGSGVVLAYYEDYYRGRPAFDSIDFLFFRTSGEMVRAFERGDINLAMNVYPSYASRLNAYEGVSLQIDQTGKRYYAIGWSTSAEPFNLPRFRYALTAAIDREKIIDEFLGGQGRVPATPLSTKFWALNSSLDPVPYDEALANTILDSLGLKERQWIYTSYAAKEFEVRPGRFETRIVPSDSVFARKYSGEIFVIRLMAFDQSGKTILERVAEDLGSVGLVCSVYVTTGINLSYTQNYLRSQLRFGGYSGYILDYAFVDEGVIHPKEAFGSGGSINFSSFSSPEVDSLLSEATVILDRRQAKKAWDKFQKILLDEQPYTFLFAPYELNVAENNLKGIESGDKIAALSIQEMYYSGGVSSTTALTLADSSALASLGSSGNLSVIDSGILELEAAGEALEEALAAGEEAVVDTATTPEPEDTTETAEIIDTVSTVTVAGALIETNVEDTTVSVTAPVDTQPAREIVRTNPTPVRLPVATLPAAVQGMGITRAFVRVNIGADGSVISAEVVGSSGNPVADAEARNAAMGARFQPATEDGTPVESQTVIPINFTE